In Clostridium swellfunianum, a genomic segment contains:
- a CDS encoding sensor histidine kinase, which translates to MKLGIRKKLIIAFAFMISVPVLVVFAVGSNMDTGIGNAIIIIFAQSIAFIVCASIISGIIAHSVLTPLNELHKATKRIMAGDLDFEIKYKKDNEMGRYCLAFDQLRMQLKESLEKQDALEKSRKELIASISHDLRTPISSIRGYVEGLEDGIVHDRERFNRYISVIKNKTESLDKQIESLFQYSQLELSGGAQDLCKRNSEELFEAILEPYELEFADCNIQLEIVRPFPKVDILANENGILHVFDNLISNAKRYVGENGIITIQANLDDRCLTISVSDNGSGIAPEDLPRVFDHFYRAEKSRSRNYGGAGLGLAICKRVIEDHGGEIWVRSISNTITTFSFTIPIVQ; encoded by the coding sequence ATGAAGCTTGGCATTCGTAAAAAACTCATCATCGCCTTTGCTTTTATGATCTCGGTACCTGTACTCGTAGTTTTTGCCGTTGGAAGTAACATGGACACGGGCATAGGGAACGCCATCATCATAATATTCGCACAGAGCATAGCGTTTATTGTTTGTGCTTCTATCATTTCGGGCATTATTGCCCACAGTGTTCTTACACCCTTGAATGAGCTTCATAAAGCCACGAAGAGAATAATGGCTGGTGATTTGGATTTTGAAATCAAGTATAAAAAGGATAATGAGATGGGCAGGTATTGTCTGGCCTTTGACCAATTGCGTATGCAGCTGAAAGAATCACTTGAAAAACAAGATGCCCTCGAAAAGTCACGGAAAGAACTAATCGCAAGTATATCTCACGACCTGCGTACCCCGATTTCATCTATTCGCGGTTATGTCGAAGGCCTAGAGGATGGTATAGTCCACGATCGGGAGAGGTTTAATCGTTATATATCTGTAATTAAAAACAAAACCGAAAGCCTTGATAAACAGATTGAAAGTCTTTTCCAGTATTCCCAACTTGAGCTGAGCGGCGGTGCACAGGATTTGTGCAAACGAAACTCGGAAGAATTGTTCGAAGCAATACTTGAGCCATATGAATTGGAATTTGCCGACTGCAATATTCAACTTGAAATTGTGCGTCCATTCCCAAAGGTTGATATACTTGCAAATGAAAACGGTATATTACATGTGTTTGACAACCTGATTTCAAATGCAAAACGTTATGTTGGGGAAAATGGCATCATTACCATCCAAGCAAACCTCGATGACAGGTGTCTGACAATTTCGGTGTCGGATAACGGTTCTGGCATAGCACCGGAGGACTTGCCACGTGTCTTTGATCATTTTTATCGTGCCGAAAAATCACGCTCACGCAATTATGGCGGTGCGGGACTTGGGCTTGCCATATGCAAAAGAGTTATCGAAGATCATGGAGGCGAGATATGGGTTAGAAGCATTTCCAATACTATAACAACATTCAGTTTTACTATACCGATTGTTCAATAA
- a CDS encoding DUF1048 domain-containing protein, with product MRIQDIIEGKKEWRAHMARVKGLPKDYQIVYKEIQKYLYKVGPVELTDGIDLLSGIIDLFEEGAALGKGVLEVTGADVADFCDDLIKDSKTYADIYQESVNQEVNKAMKKATDKTK from the coding sequence ATGAGAATACAAGATATAATAGAAGGCAAAAAAGAGTGGCGAGCGCACATGGCCCGTGTCAAAGGGCTTCCGAAAGATTATCAGATTGTTTATAAAGAGATTCAAAAATATCTCTATAAGGTTGGCCCTGTTGAGCTAACAGACGGGATAGATCTACTCTCAGGAATTATAGATCTTTTTGAAGAGGGCGCGGCCTTAGGAAAAGGAGTACTAGAAGTGACAGGCGCTGACGTAGCAGATTTTTGCGACGATTTAATCAAAGATTCAAAAACTTACGCTGACATCTATCAAGAATCTGTTAACCAAGAAGTTAACAAGGCTATGAAAAAGGCTACAGATAAAACTAAGTAA
- a CDS encoding DUF4256 domain-containing protein produces MINKKELSPEQYEELIKILKDRFKKNTSRHEGLEWEKVNAKLEANTEKLWSLNEMEVTGGEPDVVGYDETTGEYIFYDCSAESPKGRRSICYDHEALESRKQHKPENSAINMAGVMGIEILTEEQYRELQKLGKFDTKTSSWLKTTANIRKLGGAIFGDCRYDTVFVYHNGADSYYSARGFRGSLRV; encoded by the coding sequence ATGATCAATAAAAAAGAGTTGTCACCAGAACAATATGAAGAACTAATTAAAATATTGAAAGACCGTTTTAAGAAAAATACAAGCCGCCATGAAGGACTTGAATGGGAAAAAGTAAATGCAAAACTAGAAGCTAATACTGAAAAACTTTGGTCACTCAATGAAATGGAAGTAACTGGAGGTGAGCCGGATGTCGTTGGTTATGATGAAACGACGGGTGAATACATTTTTTATGATTGTTCAGCAGAAAGCCCTAAAGGCCGCAGAAGTATTTGTTACGACCATGAAGCGCTGGAGTCAAGGAAACAACATAAACCGGAAAATAGCGCCATTAATATGGCAGGGGTCATGGGTATTGAAATTCTAACAGAAGAACAATACCGGGAGCTGCAGAAACTTGGGAAGTTCGATACCAAGACATCGAGCTGGCTGAAAACAACTGCTAATATTAGAAAACTCGGTGGAGCCATCTTTGGGGATTGCCGCTACGACACTGTCTTTGTGTATCACAATGGTGCAGACTCCTACTATTCTGCCAGGGGATTCCGTGGTTCACTAAGGGTCTAA
- a CDS encoding ABC transporter permease, producing MKLLQNELLKLFKARRLYVFFLLLTATTVITVYYYINSDAGMQTVIETANAQSLPIVLKYSTAQFFSIFMAIYIADIITDEYKTGSLKLSMLRPISRATLLKSKVSAIFAFTVILTLFFILSTYAIGIVSFGWGNSTVYNGITYSTIDGVLLTVKVFAVSILPLIAFGMITAFIAVSSNSMTTTIAISIGITMLGQYLNALPSIKVFSVVNQMLFFSDYFVKINNPGEMMLSVIVNLVYIVVFYLLAVTKFKKKDILC from the coding sequence TTGAAGCTTTTGCAAAACGAGCTCTTGAAGCTTTTTAAAGCTAGAAGGCTGTATGTATTTTTCTTGCTTCTTACGGCTACGACAGTTATTACGGTGTATTATTACATCAACTCAGATGCAGGTATGCAAACGGTTATAGAGACAGCAAATGCACAGTCGCTCCCGATTGTACTGAAATATTCGACAGCACAATTTTTCAGCATCTTTATGGCTATCTATATCGCAGATATTATAACGGATGAATATAAGACTGGCTCGCTAAAACTGTCTATGCTTCGGCCAATTAGTCGAGCAACGCTTCTGAAATCCAAGGTTTCTGCGATATTTGCCTTTACAGTTATTTTGACGCTTTTTTTCATTTTATCCACCTATGCCATAGGAATTGTGTCCTTCGGATGGGGAAATAGTACTGTATATAATGGAATAACTTATTCAACAATAGATGGGGTTTTGTTGACTGTAAAAGTATTCGCGGTATCAATTCTTCCTCTTATAGCTTTTGGAATGATAACCGCCTTCATTGCCGTTAGCTCGAATAGTATGACCACCACAATTGCGATTTCCATCGGTATAACGATGCTCGGGCAGTATCTAAATGCTCTGCCATCTATTAAGGTTTTTTCAGTAGTGAATCAAATGCTATTTTTCAGTGACTACTTTGTTAAGATAAATAATCCCGGTGAGATGATGCTTAGTGTAATTGTCAACCTGGTGTATATCGTAGTCTTTTATCTGCTGGCAGTAACTAAATTTAAAAAGAAAGACATTTTATGTTGA
- the rlmD gene encoding 23S rRNA (uracil(1939)-C(5))-methyltransferase RlmD, which yields MRKGQELELIVEKTEFPGYGVSTVGDKKVYIKHALPGQKILGRISKKKKSYAEASVIEVLEDVDYKIPNRCEHFKECGGCSHQTISYEKQLELKRQQVLDLLEEGEITGFEFLGIEGSPEELEYRNKMEFTFGDYEKGGELSLGMHLKGRSFGIVTVNDCQIVDEDYRKLLTTVLEYFRGKKFPHYRVMSHEGYLRNLVIRKAKNTGEILVNIVTTSQVDFDFTEFTELLRSLPYKGILTGIIHTTNDSLSDVVVADKIDVLYGRDYIIEKLLGLKFKITPFSFFQTNSKGAEKLYTIVRDFMGSSEDKVVFDLYCGTGTIGQIVAPKAKQVIGIELIEEAVEAANENAKLNGLTNCTFIAGDVAKVIKEVKNKPDIIILDPPRAGVHPVALKYVMDFNAKDIIYVSCNPKSLVVDLKTLIDGGYKIEKVICKDMFPMTPHIETVVKLKR from the coding sequence ATGAGAAAAGGACAAGAACTTGAGTTAATAGTTGAAAAAACAGAATTTCCAGGCTATGGTGTAAGTACTGTAGGTGATAAAAAAGTATATATAAAGCATGCTCTGCCAGGACAGAAAATTTTAGGGAGAATATCTAAGAAAAAGAAATCTTATGCAGAGGCAAGTGTAATAGAAGTTTTAGAGGATGTAGATTATAAAATTCCAAATAGATGCGAACATTTTAAGGAGTGCGGAGGCTGCTCTCATCAAACAATTTCCTATGAAAAGCAGTTGGAGCTAAAAAGGCAGCAGGTGCTGGATTTACTAGAAGAAGGCGAAATAACAGGCTTTGAATTTTTAGGAATAGAAGGTAGCCCCGAGGAACTTGAATATAGAAATAAAATGGAGTTTACTTTTGGAGATTATGAAAAGGGTGGAGAGCTTTCTCTAGGCATGCACCTTAAAGGCAGAAGTTTTGGAATAGTTACAGTGAACGACTGCCAAATTGTAGACGAAGATTATAGAAAGCTTTTGACAACTGTTTTAGAGTACTTTAGAGGTAAAAAATTCCCTCATTATAGAGTTATGAGCCATGAGGGCTATCTTAGAAATCTAGTTATAAGAAAAGCTAAGAATACAGGAGAGATTCTAGTAAACATAGTAACTACCTCTCAAGTAGATTTTGATTTTACAGAGTTTACAGAACTTTTAAGAAGTTTGCCTTATAAGGGAATTTTAACTGGAATAATACATACAACAAATGACTCCTTATCTGATGTTGTTGTTGCAGACAAGATAGATGTTCTTTATGGTAGAGACTATATAATAGAAAAATTGCTTGGTTTAAAATTTAAGATAACACCATTTTCTTTCTTTCAGACAAATTCAAAGGGAGCAGAAAAGCTGTATACCATAGTTCGGGATTTCATGGGAAGCTCTGAAGACAAGGTAGTTTTCGACCTTTATTGTGGAACAGGTACAATAGGTCAGATTGTTGCACCTAAAGCAAAGCAGGTTATTGGTATTGAATTGATTGAGGAAGCCGTTGAAGCAGCTAATGAGAATGCAAAGCTAAACGGGCTTACCAATTGTACCTTTATAGCTGGTGATGTAGCTAAGGTTATTAAGGAAGTAAAGAATAAGCCAGATATAATAATCTTAGATCCTCCAAGAGCAGGGGTACATCCGGTGGCTTTAAAGTATGTCATGGATTTTAATGCAAAAGATATAATATATGTTTCCTGTAATCCTAAGAGTCTTGTAGTTGACTTAAAGACTTTAATAGATGGCGGATATAAAATAGAAAAGGTCATATGTAAGGATATGTTTCCTATGACTCCTCACATTGAAACTGTTGTTAAATTAAAAAGATAG
- a CDS encoding DUF1048 domain-containing protein: protein MNFWEKITGSDMTKEYKTFQSRAKKLPADYQEAWEKIKENLWPHSDLTGRNLMPILDGVLGLLEETSADGQDIQEVLGDDIKGFCLALLGEEGANSYRDKWRKQLNNSIAKKLGK, encoded by the coding sequence ATGAATTTTTGGGAAAAAATCACTGGAAGCGACATGACTAAAGAATATAAAACTTTTCAATCGCGCGCCAAAAAGCTGCCGGCTGATTATCAAGAGGCATGGGAAAAAATCAAAGAAAATCTTTGGCCGCACTCAGATTTAACCGGCCGCAACCTAATGCCAATTCTTGACGGTGTGCTTGGCTTACTTGAAGAAACGTCGGCTGACGGTCAGGATATCCAAGAGGTTCTAGGTGATGATATCAAAGGCTTCTGCTTAGCACTGTTGGGTGAAGAAGGCGCAAATTCTTATCGCGACAAGTGGCGCAAACAGCTAAACAATAGTATCGCTAAGAAATTAGGTAAATAG
- a CDS encoding response regulator transcription factor yields MVVDDELELAELIKDYLEEEKYSVVISTDGKEAIELFRLHQPQLVVLDIMLPGLDGMEVCRMLRSESNVPIIMLSAKKAEVDKILGLGLGADDYVVKPFSPREVVARVKAQLRRFNMLSPSDHKELRRFGELEIDMKGYTVKINGIQIEFSAKEFEVLRFLTLHAGQVLTREQVFENVWGYNDFGYLNTVTVHIKKIREKIESDLSNPQYIKTVWGVGYRFDGGKNEAWHS; encoded by the coding sequence ATGGTAGTCGATGATGAATTGGAGCTTGCTGAGCTTATAAAAGACTATCTGGAAGAAGAAAAATACAGCGTTGTCATAAGCACTGATGGCAAGGAGGCAATCGAGCTGTTTCGATTGCATCAACCTCAATTGGTGGTATTGGACATCATGCTGCCCGGACTTGATGGCATGGAAGTCTGTCGGATGCTTCGTTCTGAATCCAATGTACCGATCATTATGCTGAGCGCAAAAAAAGCTGAGGTTGATAAAATTTTAGGATTAGGGCTTGGCGCTGACGATTATGTTGTCAAGCCTTTCAGCCCCAGAGAGGTTGTCGCGAGAGTAAAAGCCCAGCTTCGACGATTTAATATGCTCTCACCTTCGGATCATAAAGAACTTCGAAGATTCGGCGAATTGGAAATCGACATGAAAGGTTACACGGTCAAGATCAATGGAATTCAGATTGAGTTTTCGGCGAAAGAGTTTGAGGTGCTTCGCTTTTTGACCCTTCATGCCGGTCAGGTACTTACAAGAGAGCAGGTCTTTGAAAATGTGTGGGGGTATAACGATTTTGGCTACTTGAACACAGTGACGGTTCACATCAAGAAAATCCGTGAGAAAATTGAAAGCGACCTGTCGAATCCCCAATATATAAAAACAGTTTGGGGTGTCGGTTATCGGTTTGATGGAGGTAAAAATGAAGCTTGGCATTCGTAA
- a CDS encoding GyrI-like domain-containing protein: protein MTNYTIEEKDNFTVIGFGTELKSHYTDSAGINKEKSDFWQAVNQDGRLDALKALAANDYIFTVNEAVNNKMMHYAGVISEESAPEETRVIQFPKGKYLVVRGEGKTAEELNTKLTRMAFGQALNEENNYAYVGGPNAAVQMEQRNGLVFGEMWIPVVKI from the coding sequence ATGACTAATTACACTATAGAAGAAAAAGACAATTTCACCGTTATAGGTTTTGGTACTGAGCTTAAGAGCCATTACACAGACTCTGCTGGCATAAATAAGGAAAAATCAGACTTTTGGCAGGCTGTAAACCAAGATGGAAGACTTGATGCTTTGAAAGCCTTAGCAGCAAATGATTATATTTTTACCGTGAACGAAGCGGTAAATAATAAGATGATGCATTATGCTGGCGTCATATCAGAGGAATCAGCACCAGAAGAAACCAGGGTTATCCAATTTCCTAAGGGAAAATATCTAGTTGTTAGGGGGGAAGGGAAAACTGCTGAGGAATTGAATACTAAGCTTACCCGAATGGCCTTTGGTCAGGCGTTGAATGAAGAAAATAATTATGCCTATGTTGGTGGGCCAAATGCAGCGGTTCAGATGGAGCAGCGAAATGGCTTAGTTTTCGGTGAAATGTGGATTCCTGTTGTTAAGATATAG
- a CDS encoding PadR family transcriptional regulator: MENITEMLKGVLEGCVLEIISHEEIYGYEITRRLNALGFSDVVDGTVYTILVRLEKNKLVEITKKPSDMGPPRKFFTLNDMGREELRRFWERWEFVSSKISELKEKK, encoded by the coding sequence TTGGAAAACATAACAGAAATGTTAAAGGGTGTACTGGAAGGCTGTGTCCTTGAAATCATCAGCCACGAGGAAATCTACGGTTACGAGATCACAAGACGGCTGAATGCCCTCGGATTTTCGGACGTTGTAGATGGCACAGTTTATACCATTTTGGTGAGACTTGAGAAAAACAAGCTGGTGGAAATTACGAAAAAGCCATCCGACATGGGACCTCCGCGAAAGTTTTTTACGCTCAATGACATGGGGCGTGAGGAGCTCAGGAGGTTCTGGGAAAGATGGGAATTCGTATCATCAAAAATTAGTGAGTTAAAGGAGAAGAAATAA
- a CDS encoding helix-turn-helix transcriptional regulator, translated as MKKVERINTIMRYINNRAHFTISELMQEFNISRSTAIRDIRDIEAMGMPLVAEAGRDGGYFVMQNSVLPVVRFTDNEVKALFIAFMATRNQQLPYLKSRQSLAEKLLGLISENQQDDLVLLNQVLLFEGTNPYNPDILNLSDLPHPILEKLIQILLLDRYLSISIEEAEVVKSYSIYLLHLYHENGLWLIDAFDFKEEKKQIFPVDHLCDVKPCEDKERLSRNKILEKLNKQKEEINLVLELGQKAIAQFKKYHPLKVSISYTNPYQTTAILKTYINVKSYEELTEMTNWLLFLGDNIKVREMPEEVSEGFQERLHLFYP; from the coding sequence ATGAAAAAAGTTGAGCGAATTAATACAATCATGAGATATATCAACAATCGAGCCCACTTTACAATTTCTGAACTCATGCAGGAATTTAATATCTCTCGTTCAACGGCTATCAGAGATATCAGAGATATTGAAGCAATGGGTATGCCGCTTGTGGCTGAAGCTGGAAGAGATGGGGGGTATTTTGTCATGCAAAACTCTGTCCTGCCCGTTGTTCGCTTTACCGATAATGAGGTCAAAGCTCTTTTTATTGCCTTTATGGCCACAAGAAATCAACAACTTCCTTACCTAAAGAGTCGTCAGTCTTTAGCTGAAAAATTATTGGGACTCATCTCTGAAAACCAGCAAGATGACCTGGTTCTTCTTAATCAAGTCTTGCTTTTTGAAGGGACCAATCCCTATAATCCTGATATACTTAATCTTTCTGATCTTCCTCATCCCATATTGGAAAAACTCATTCAAATTCTTCTTTTGGATAGATATTTATCGATTTCCATCGAAGAAGCAGAGGTAGTAAAGTCTTATTCAATTTATCTCCTGCACCTTTACCATGAAAATGGCCTTTGGTTAATTGACGCCTTTGACTTTAAGGAAGAAAAGAAGCAGATTTTTCCTGTGGATCATCTCTGCGATGTCAAACCCTGCGAGGATAAAGAGAGATTAAGTAGGAATAAGATTTTAGAAAAACTAAATAAGCAGAAAGAAGAAATCAACCTTGTTCTTGAACTTGGTCAAAAAGCGATCGCCCAGTTCAAAAAATACCATCCATTAAAAGTTTCAATTTCATATACGAATCCTTACCAAACCACGGCCATTCTAAAGACTTATATCAATGTTAAAAGTTACGAAGAATTGACCGAAATGACGAATTGGTTACTTTTCCTGGGTGATAATATCAAGGTCAGAGAAATGCCAGAAGAAGTTTCAGAAGGGTTTCAAGAGAGATTACACCTATTCTACCCATAA
- the rlmD gene encoding 23S rRNA (uracil(1939)-C(5))-methyltransferase RlmD, whose translation MEQVKVKCFGMDEEGKGLIKVRGRLVHVSNLLEGETAVVEVIQRKDFIKAKVIKIVEKSKDRVSSKCPYFIQCGGCQLQHMSYESQAEFKQQKIEKLMKPYGKVNKILTMQEPYYYRNKIHSTLAQGKNGKVISGIYEENTHNVIPIESCLIQDKRADEIVASVKEIMKSFKLRPYDEDSGQGFLRHVLIKTGFASNEIMVVLIVSSQVFPGKNNFIKLLLQKHPEITTIVMNINNRKTSVVLGEVEKVLYGKGYIEDTLCDCVFQISPKSFYQVNPIQTEILYEKAINMAKLTGKETVLDAYCGIGTISLIASRKAKSVIGVELNKDAVRDAVKNAKRNKISNVMFYNDDAGDFMVNLSKEKQNIDTVFMDPPRSGSDEKFLSSIVKLKPRQIIYISCNAVTQERDLNYLTKNGYKVEKIQPVDMFPHTSHVETVCLLERK comes from the coding sequence ATGGAGCAGGTAAAAGTTAAGTGCTTTGGTATGGATGAAGAAGGAAAGGGACTTATAAAAGTAAGAGGCAGGCTAGTTCATGTATCTAATTTACTAGAAGGTGAGACTGCTGTAGTTGAAGTAATCCAAAGGAAAGATTTTATAAAGGCTAAGGTTATCAAAATTGTGGAAAAATCAAAGGATAGAGTTTCCTCTAAATGTCCGTATTTCATTCAGTGCGGAGGGTGTCAGCTTCAACATATGTCCTATGAAAGTCAGGCAGAATTTAAGCAGCAAAAAATAGAAAAGCTTATGAAGCCTTATGGTAAAGTTAATAAAATTTTGACTATGCAGGAGCCATATTACTATCGAAACAAGATACATTCAACTTTAGCACAAGGCAAAAATGGAAAAGTTATATCAGGAATTTACGAGGAAAATACTCATAATGTAATTCCTATTGAGAGTTGTTTGATTCAAGATAAGCGTGCAGATGAAATAGTTGCCTCGGTTAAGGAAATAATGAAGAGCTTTAAACTGAGACCCTATGATGAAGACTCAGGCCAAGGTTTTCTTAGGCATGTTCTAATTAAAACAGGGTTTGCTAGCAATGAAATAATGGTAGTCCTTATCGTGTCCTCTCAAGTATTTCCTGGAAAGAATAACTTTATAAAATTGCTGCTGCAAAAACATCCTGAAATTACTACAATTGTTATGAATATAAATAATCGTAAAACCAGCGTAGTACTTGGGGAAGTGGAGAAAGTTCTATACGGTAAAGGTTATATTGAAGATACTCTATGTGATTGTGTATTTCAAATATCTCCTAAGTCTTTCTATCAAGTTAATCCTATACAGACTGAAATACTGTATGAAAAAGCAATAAATATGGCTAAGCTCACAGGCAAAGAGACAGTGCTTGATGCCTACTGTGGAATTGGAACTATTTCACTTATAGCAAGCAGAAAAGCCAAAAGCGTTATAGGGGTTGAACTAAATAAGGATGCTGTTAGAGATGCTGTAAAGAATGCAAAGCGAAATAAAATAAGCAACGTTATGTTCTACAACGATGATGCAGGGGACTTTATGGTGAATTTATCAAAGGAAAAGCAGAATATTGATACTGTTTTTATGGACCCGCCTAGAAGTGGAAGCGATGAAAAATTTCTATCGTCAATAGTGAAGCTGAAGCCCAGACAGATCATATATATATCCTGTAATGCAGTTACTCAAGAGAGAGACCTTAATTATTTAACTAAAAATGGATATAAGGTTGAAAAAATTCAGCCTGTAGATATGTTTCCGCATACTAGCCACGTTGAGACGGTTTGTCTGCTGGAGAGAAAATAA
- a CDS encoding toxin-antitoxin system YwqK family antitoxin has protein sequence MDNEKCDLIHPNGVKEKKLEVVDGYTIKYHANGATIWSKGKMVNGQPEGYWEWYRPDGTIKRSGYFEKGEPIGEWITYDDKGTKHKATKRGKKEL, from the coding sequence ATGGATAATGAAAAATGTGACTTGATTCATCCTAACGGTGTTAAAGAAAAGAAATTAGAAGTGGTTGATGGGTACACAATTAAATACCATGCGAATGGAGCAACCATTTGGTCTAAAGGCAAGATGGTAAATGGGCAGCCCGAAGGTTATTGGGAATGGTATCGACCAGATGGCACGATTAAACGTTCAGGATATTTTGAAAAGGGAGAGCCAATAGGTGAGTGGATTACATACGACGACAAAGGAACAAAGCATAAGGCAACTAAACGGGGGAAAAAAGAACTGTAG
- a CDS encoding ABC transporter permease has product MNKLINNELYKAFRLKKIYIIMLVALAVEISVVLQSKFNGATSGVSINGQKFPLLLLDKFPYLFVIFVAVFIADSWVDEYRTGTLKLSLLRPVNRIAFLSAKVVSLLFCLGVIIGFVLTSAYAIGTLSFGWGENAGIDLVLLTLKSGAVTLLPVLGFGLLISFIAILTDNMGVTIGGALGIMIFSQMLEASEALRDYSIIYLMRSFYKNLFVQYTQEAVIMNIVVITVYIMMFYVGCVLAFYKKDVIA; this is encoded by the coding sequence ATGAATAAACTAATAAATAATGAACTTTACAAAGCGTTTCGGCTCAAAAAAATTTATATAATAATGCTCGTTGCATTGGCCGTTGAAATTTCAGTTGTGCTTCAAAGCAAATTTAATGGAGCAACTTCGGGGGTATCCATAAATGGACAGAAATTTCCTTTATTACTTCTTGATAAATTTCCATATTTGTTTGTTATATTTGTTGCCGTGTTTATTGCGGATAGCTGGGTTGACGAATACAGAACCGGTACGCTCAAACTTTCACTGCTTCGTCCTGTGAATCGAATCGCATTTTTAAGCGCAAAGGTAGTGTCCCTTCTTTTCTGTTTAGGAGTTATTATAGGATTTGTGCTCACGTCCGCATATGCTATTGGTACGTTGAGCTTTGGATGGGGTGAAAACGCTGGGATTGACCTTGTATTATTGACTCTGAAGTCTGGTGCAGTGACACTACTTCCCGTATTGGGTTTTGGGCTTCTTATATCGTTTATAGCGATCCTTACTGACAACATGGGCGTGACCATCGGTGGAGCATTGGGAATTATGATTTTTTCGCAGATGCTTGAAGCTTCAGAAGCTCTTCGGGATTACTCCATAATTTACCTGATGAGGTCGTTCTACAAAAATCTCTTTGTCCAATATACTCAGGAAGCGGTTATAATGAATATAGTAGTGATTACCGTCTATATTATGATGTTTTATGTTGGGTGCGTTTTGGCGTTTTATAAAAAGGATGTGATAGCCTAA
- a CDS encoding ABC transporter ATP-binding protein, whose translation MISNTLLQTHNLTKSFGGRKIIDNLNLHVMKGDIYGFLGRNGQGKTTTIRLITGLIFPDAGDIMIDGHSLGDDFKKAISNVGAIVESPSFYGYLSGYDNLKLMAKLIPGIRKDRIDEVLEIVRLSSRAKDKVKTYSLGMKQRLGIANALLSSPKLIILDEPTNGLDPQGMKEVEEMIVQLASERNITFFISSHLLHEVEQICNRVGIIENGKLLSEASVVELTQKAPGKSLEDIYFEITGNGGELA comes from the coding sequence ATGATTTCAAATACGTTACTTCAAACGCACAATCTCACCAAATCGTTTGGCGGAAGAAAAATTATCGATAATTTAAACTTACATGTTATGAAAGGCGATATATATGGTTTTCTTGGACGTAACGGTCAAGGAAAGACAACCACAATACGCCTCATAACCGGTCTTATTTTTCCAGATGCCGGAGATATAATGATTGACGGACATAGTCTTGGAGATGATTTCAAGAAAGCTATTTCAAATGTTGGGGCAATTGTGGAATCACCGTCTTTTTATGGGTATCTTTCTGGTTACGACAACCTCAAACTAATGGCGAAGCTCATACCCGGCATAAGAAAAGATAGGATCGATGAGGTACTAGAAATCGTCAGATTAAGCTCACGGGCAAAAGATAAGGTTAAGACATATTCGTTGGGGATGAAGCAACGTCTGGGAATTGCAAACGCACTCCTGAGCAGTCCGAAGCTGATTATCCTTGATGAGCCTACCAACGGGCTTGACCCTCAGGGCATGAAGGAAGTCGAAGAAATGATCGTTCAACTTGCTTCCGAGAGGAATATAACCTTTTTTATTTCCAGCCATCTGCTGCATGAGGTGGAGCAAATCTGCAACCGGGTAGGGATTATCGAAAATGGTAAGCTACTGAGTGAAGCAAGTGTGGTCGAGTTGACACAAAAAGCACCGGGGAAATCCCTAGAAGATATCTATTTTGAGATTACCGGAAATGGCGGTGAGCTCGCTTGA
- a CDS encoding cysteine-rich KTR domain-containing protein: MCNYEWILCPVCRGRTKVKIGGDTVLENFPLFCPRCKQETIINAKQMNISVIKEPDAMTQSR, translated from the coding sequence GTGTGTAACTACGAATGGATATTATGTCCGGTCTGCAGAGGAAGAACAAAGGTCAAGATAGGTGGTGATACGGTACTTGAAAACTTCCCGCTATTTTGTCCCAGGTGTAAACAGGAAACTATAATCAATGCAAAACAAATGAATATATCAGTTATCAAAGAGCCAGACGCTATGACGCAGAGCCGATAA